One genomic region from Geotrypetes seraphini chromosome 13, aGeoSer1.1, whole genome shotgun sequence encodes:
- the PGC gene encoding gastricsin, giving the protein MKWLILAMVCLHLSEGLIRVPLKKFKSMREVMHDHGIKAPRVDPGTKFHFNNFGVAYEPLANYMDMSYYGEISIGTPPQNFLVLFDTGSSNLWVASTYCQSQACTNHPLYNPSQSSTYTSNQQQFSIAYGTGSLSGILGYDTVTIQNIAITQQEFGLSVNEPGTNFVYAQFDGILGLAYPSISVEGATTVMQGLIQHNLINQPVFGFYLSGQENSQNGGELVLGGVDPNHYTGQIYWTPVTQQTYWQIGIEGFSVNGQETGWCRQGCQGVVDTGTSLLTVPQQMFSSLMQDIGAQLDQNGGYVVNCNNIPNMPTLSFTISGVPFPLPPTAYILQSNGYCSLGIMPTYMPSQNGQPVWILGDVFLRGYYSVYDVGNNQVGFATAA; this is encoded by the exons ATGAAGTGGCTGATCCTTGCAATGGTTTGTCTCCACCTCTCTGAGGGGCTGATCAG GGTTCCTCTGAAAAAGTTCAAATCCATGAGGGAAGTGATGCATGACCATGGAATTAAAGCTCCCAGAGTTGATCCAGGAACCAAATTCCATTTCAATAATTTTGGTGTTGCTTATGAACCACTGGCTAACTACATGGAT ATGTCCTACTACGGAGAGATCAGCATTGGAACTCCTCCCCAGAACTTCCTGGTTCTCTTTGACACCGGATCCTCCAACCTGTGGGTGGCCTCCACCTACTGCCAGAGCCAGGCCTGCA CAAACCACCCACTGTACAATCCCAGCCAGTCCTCCACCTACACCTCCAACCAGCAGCAGTTCTCCATTGCATACGGAACTGGCAGCCTCTCTGGGATCCTCGGCTATGACACCGTGACA ATCCAGAACATCGCAATCACACAACAGGAATTTGGCCTGAGCGTGAATGAGCCTGGCACCAACTTTGTCTATGCTCAGTTTGATGGCATCCTGGGACTGGCCTACCCTTCCATTTCAGTAGAGGGTGCCACTACCGTTATGCAGGGTCTGATTCAACACAATCTGATTAACCAACCAGTCTTCGGCTTCTACCTGAGCGG CCAAGAGAACAGTCAGAATGGGGGAGAACTTGTCCTCGGAGGCGTTGATCCAAACCATTACACTGGACAGATCTACTGGACCCCAGTTACCCAGCAAACCTATTGGCAGATCGGCATTGAAGG GTTCTCTGTGAACGGACAGGAGACAGGCTGGTGCCGACAGGGCTGTCAGGGGGTTGTGGACACTGGGACCTCTCTCCTCACTGTCCCTCAGCAGATGTTTTCCTCTCTGATGCAGGACATTGGAGCTCAGCTGGACCAAAATGGTGGG TATGTGGTAAACTGTAACAACATCCCGAACATGCCGACCTTGAGCTTCACCATCAGTGGGGTCCCCTTCCCTCTGCCCCCCACCGCCTACATTCTCCAG AGCAATGGTTACTGTTCCTTGGGTATTATGCCCACCTATATGCCCTCTCAGAATGGACAACCCGTCTGGATCCTTGGCGacgtcttcctcagggggtaCTACTCGGTCTACGATGTTGGCAACAACCAGGTCGGCTTTGCCACAGCAGCTTAG
- the FRS3 gene encoding fibroblast growth factor receptor substrate 3 translates to MGSCCSCGESIPDQHPTKFKVTNVDDEGNELGSGLMELTQTELVLHTRKRDAVRWPYLCLRRYGYDSNLFSFESGRRCQTGQGIFAFKCSRAEEIFNLLQELMQCNSINVVEEPVILTRSSHHSELDIPRTPQTPNALGYTITGFPNGFHSFVREGGTYSTARPPSLGSLRHSSAGQEPVHSLITPEEQSHTYVNTTNMEEEMRSRRCMHSLPEATVHHGTPSCSLEDRNPQVFLQPGEVKFVLGPAPIYRRIPMQANSFCRHHQECGGHVCGLKREASHNNNNECKRDYHLPQYAYENINGLLPTSSHALKRGSSRVNISTNSCSHRRTALLHYENLPSLPPVWECQPLHSGEEEDEEEDEDMISPSLNGCRDDNPMQNYLNTESGMLHAGLQRGRAPSHSSCGPNVFSFDFQRPYSEPRQLNYIQVELEGKSDLKGQQNPRIPCTPTPINPVRQADSYAIIDLKKTAAMSSLQRALPRDDGTSRKTRHNSTDLPL, encoded by the exons ATGGGGAGCTGCTGCAGCTGTGGAGAAAGCATCCCAGACCAGCATCCCACCAAATTCAAG GTAACAAATGTGGACGATGAAGGTAACGAGCTAGGCTCAGGATTGATGGAACTGACCCAGACTGAACTTGTGTTACACACTCGGAAGCGGGATGCAGTAAGGTGGCCATACCTCTGCCTGCGACGCTATGGTTATGATTCCAATCTTTTCTCCTTTGAGAGTGGGCGGCGCTGTCAGACTGGACAAG GGATCTTTGCATTCAAGTGTTCACGAGCAGAAGAGATCTTTAACTTGCTGCAAGAGTTGATGCAGTGTAACAGTATTAATGTGGTCGAGGAGCCTGTAATCCTAACCAGAAGCAGTCACCACTCTGAACTAGACATCCCTCGCACCCCACAGACACCAAATG CTCTGGGCTACACCATCACAGGATTCCCAAATGGATTCCACAGCTTTGTCCGGGAAGGAGGCACTTACTCCACTGCTCGCCCCCCTTCTCTGGGCAGCCTGCGGCATTCATCAGCTGGTCAGGAGCCTGTGCACAGCCTCATAACACCCGAGGAACAG TCCCACACATATGTGAACACAACCAACATGGAGGAGGAAATGAGAAGCCGACGTTGTATGCATTCGCTGCCTGAGGCTACGGTACATCACGGGACCCCCAGTTGCTCTTTGGAAGACCGTAACCCACAGGTCTTTCTGCAACCAGGGGAGGTGAAATTTGTGCTGGGACCAGCCCCCATTTACAGGCGAATACCAATGCAAGCCAACAGCTTCTGCAGACACCACCAGGAGTGCGGGGGTCATGTGTGTGGTTTGAAGAGAGAAGCATCCCACAACAATAACAATGAGTGTAAGAGGGATTACCACCTTCCCCAGTATGCCTACGAGAACATCAATGGTTTGCTCCCCACCAGCAGTCATGCACTGAAACGTGGAAGCAGCCGTGTGAACATTTCCACCAATAGCTGTTCCCACCGTCGCACAGCCCTTCTGCATTATGAGAACCTGCCCTCGCTTCCTCCAGTCTGGGAGTGCCAACCCCTTCATTCtggtgaggaagaagatgaagaagagGATGAGGATATGATCAGCCCTTCCCTGAATGGCTGTCGTGATGATAACCCCATGCAGAATTACTTGAACACAGAGAGTGGTATGCTGCATGCTGGCCTGCAGCGAGGCAGGGCTCCATCCCACAGCAGCTGTGGACCAAACGTTTTCAGCTTTGATTTCCAGAGACCTTACTCTGAGCCAAGACAGCTAAACTACATTCAGGTGGAATTAGAAGGAAAGAGTGACCTGAAGGGGCAACAGAACCCTCGTATCCCATGCACACCTACCCCCATCAACCCTGTCCGCCAGGCAGACTCGTACGCAATCATTGACCTCAAAAAGACGGCAGCCATGTCTAGCCTGCAGAGGGCACTCCCGAGAGATGATGGAACCTCAAGAAAGACCCGGCATAACAGTACCGATCTGCCCCTGTGA